One region of Zingiber officinale cultivar Zhangliang chromosome 7B, Zo_v1.1, whole genome shotgun sequence genomic DNA includes:
- the LOC122004929 gene encoding protein PAF1 homolog, protein MNLQRNSSSKVAPPPGRQQKPSLPPMQQKPSLPPMQQKPPPGPPAAGGPTQSGCPNGISVRMETEEERRLRKKREYEKQKQEEKRLLFLKQSQSTVLQKTQMLAANARPNASMTDSRMTDRRTTPFLGGDRSESRLKKPTTFICKMKFSRYTITSIEKTLKPKLYVEQDLGIPLDLLDMSIYNPHTVRLPLAHEDGELLHEEEVVTLIKQEGIRRKERPTDKGVSWLVKTQYISPISMEAAKMSISEKQAKEMRESREGKNVFLENLNNREKQIQAIEESFRAAKLPLFHQSKPGLEPVDILTLLPFFDRYEDQFVAVNFDRDPDSEQYNKLDRSVLDEIVSQVWISSPWVGPTTCMVICK, encoded by the exons ATGAACTTGCAACGTAATAGCTCCTCCAAAGTCGCCCCGCCTCCCGGGCGCCAGCAGAAGCCATCACTCCCGCCTATGCAGCAGAAACCGTCGCTCCCGCCTATGCAGCAGAAGCCTCCTCCTGGACCGCCTGCCGCGGGGGGCCCCACCCAGTCCGGATGTCCAAATGGAATATCGGTAAGGATGGAGACGGAGGAGGAGAGGAGGTTGCGGAAGAAAAGAGAATACGAGAAGCAGAAACAGGAGGAGAAGAGGCTGCTTTTCTTGAAACAATCGCAGTCAACTGTGCTGCAAAAGACACAGATGCTTGCAGCCAATGCAAGGCCGAATGCCTCAATGACTGATTCTCGCATGACGGACCGCCGAACAACTCCTTTTTTGGGCGGGGACAGAAGTGAGAGCCGGCTTAAGAAGCCTACGACTTTCATCTGCAAAATGAA ATTTAGCAGATACACAATTACATCCATAGAAAAGACACTAAAGCCTAAACTCTATGTTGAACAAGATCTCGGGATACCACTTGACTTACTTGACATGAGCATATACAA TCCTCACACTGTTCGTCTCCCCCTTGCCCATGAAGATGGAGAACTGTTGCATGAGGAGGAGGTAGTAACTCTCATCAAACAAGAAGGTATAAGAAGGAAAGAGAGACCTACAGATAAAGGTGTTTCTTGGTTGGTTAAGACTCAATATATTTCTCCTATAAGCATGGAAGCTGCAAAAATG TCAATTTCTGAGAAACAAGCAAAGGAGATGCGTGAATCAAGAGAAGGAAAGAATGTTTTCTTGGAGAATCTTAACAATAG GGAGAAACAAATTCAAGCTATCGAAGAATCTTTCAGGGCAGCCAAACTACCTctttttcatcaatcaaaacCTGGACTAGAACCTGTGGATATTTTAACTTTGTTGCCATTTTTTGACAG ATATGAAGATCAGTTTGTTGCGGTAAACTTTGATAGAGATCCTGATTCAGAACAATATAACAAGTTAGACAGATCTGTTCTTGATGAAATTGTGTCGCAGGTTTGGATTTCATCACCCTGGGTTGGGCCTACTACGTGCATGGTTATTTGCAAGTAA
- the LOC122004931 gene encoding protein LSD1 isoform X2, translated as MRPYRRPRKGGQSQLVCSGCRNLLLYPVGATTVCCAVCSAVTTVPPLGTEMAQLICGGCHTLLMYIRGASSVQCSCCHTVNLALEANQVAHVNCGNCHMLLMYQYGARSVKCAVCNFVTSIGASPSTEQKA; from the exons ATGAGGCCCTACCGAAGGCCTCGGAAAG GTGGTCAGAGCCAACTTGTTTGTTCGGGCTGCCGAAATCTGCTTCTCTATCCAGTAGGAGCAACAACAGTATGTTGTGCTGTTTGCAGTGCAGTGACAACCGTTCCACCTCTCG GAACAGAAATGGCACAACTAATTTGTGGAGGATGTCACACTCTGTTGATGTACATAAGGGGAGCCAGTAGCGTCCAGTGTTCTTGTTGTCACACGGTCAATCTGGCTCTGGAAG CAAATCAGGTAGCTCATGTGAATTGTGGGAACTGCCATATGCTGCTCATGTATCAATATGGAGCAAGATCAGTGAAATGTGCAGTCTGCAACTTTGTCACTTCGATTGGT GCTTCGCCAAGCACTGAGCAAAAGGCCTAG
- the LOC122004931 gene encoding protein LSD1 isoform X1: MPVPLAPYPTPLPPAPPSGGQSQLVCSGCRNLLLYPVGATTVCCAVCSAVTTVPPLGTEMAQLICGGCHTLLMYIRGASSVQCSCCHTVNLALEANQVAHVNCGNCHMLLMYQYGARSVKCAVCNFVTSIGASPSTEQKA; encoded by the exons ATGCCAGTCCCTCTTGCTCCTTATCCCACTCCACTTCCACCTGCACCCCCAAGCG GTGGTCAGAGCCAACTTGTTTGTTCGGGCTGCCGAAATCTGCTTCTCTATCCAGTAGGAGCAACAACAGTATGTTGTGCTGTTTGCAGTGCAGTGACAACCGTTCCACCTCTCG GAACAGAAATGGCACAACTAATTTGTGGAGGATGTCACACTCTGTTGATGTACATAAGGGGAGCCAGTAGCGTCCAGTGTTCTTGTTGTCACACGGTCAATCTGGCTCTGGAAG CAAATCAGGTAGCTCATGTGAATTGTGGGAACTGCCATATGCTGCTCATGTATCAATATGGAGCAAGATCAGTGAAATGTGCAGTCTGCAACTTTGTCACTTCGATTGGT GCTTCGCCAAGCACTGAGCAAAAGGCCTAG
- the LOC122004933 gene encoding uncharacterized protein LOC122004933 — MAKFNVVVKNRRAKTQDLKRNLHGDPNTRKLKVQKPPVSISGKRKRKIFKKWRRDQKEAMEKGLITMEDVEMAVAEGSSEVKREKSKVKFELKKSPKLKLKGKSKRKPSNSPSLPAPVDAMVE; from the exons ATGGCCAAATTTAATGTCGTGGTGAAGAATCGGCGGGCGAAGACTCAGGATTTGAAGCGGAATCTGCATGGGGATCCTAACACCAGGAAGCTGAAGGTGCAAAAGCCCCCCGTCTCCATCTCCGGCAAGCGCAAGCGAAAGATCTTCAAGAAATGGCGAAGG GACCAAAAGGAGGCGATGGAGAAGGGATTGATCACAATGGAGGACGTCGAGATGGCGGTGGCTGAGG GATCTTCTGAAGTTAAGAGGGAGAAGTCAAAGGTGAAATTCGAATTGAAGAAGAGTCCCAAGCTAAAACTCAAAG GTAAAAGCAAACGAAAACCATCCAATTCCCCATCGTTGCCTGCACCCGTCGACGCTATGGTTGAATGA
- the LOC122004930 gene encoding protein MODIFYING WALL LIGNIN-1-like codes for MERKVVAVCVAVGLLGFLSAALAFAAEATRIKASDVEQTRQFRCTYPKSPALALGLLSAFALIVAQVIINTVAGCICCTKHPRPSGNNWMVALICFITSWVSFVLAFLLLLTGVALNDRRTLERRYFDNDECYVVKPGVFAGGAVSSFTSVALAIVYYVALSSKNAQTGSSRQNQGIVMGYPQVAPTQATPVFVHEDTYNRQQFP; via the exons ATGGAGAGGAAAGTGGTGGCCGTCTGTGTCGCCGTTGGCCTCCTAGGTTTCCTCTCCGCCGCGCTCGCCTTCGCCGCCGAAGCCACGAGGATTAAG GCTTCCGATGTAGAACAAACTAGACAATTTAGATGCACATATCCTAAAAGCCCAGCCTTGGCGCTAGGGCTACTATCAGCATTTGCTCTTATAGTGGCTCAGGTGATAATCAACACCGTAGCTGGATGTATCTGCTGCACAAAACATCCTCGTCCATCGGGCAACAACTGGATGGTAGCATTGATATGCTTTATTACTTCTTG GGTTTCTTTTGTACTAGCTTTCCTTCTGCTGCTGACTGGTGTTGCCTTAAACGATCGAAGGACTCTAGAAAGGAGGTATTTTGATAACGATGAATGCTACGTTGTTAAGCCTGGAGTATTCGCAGGAGGGGCAGTGTCATCGTTCACAAGTGTCGCCCTAGCTATAGTTTACTATGTCGCTCTCTCATCAAAGAATGCACAAACCGGGAGCTCTCGGCAGAACCAGGGCATTGTGATGGGGTATCCACAGGTTGCACCCACCCAGGCAACTCCTGTTTTTGTGCATGAGGATACCTACAACAGGCAGCAATTTCCCTGA
- the LOC122004934 gene encoding growth-regulating factor 5-like — translation MNSFCAVVGGRPPFTAAQWQELEHQALILKYLITGVPVPPELIVPIRRTYEALAGRYFQSSMSYYSYYGKSPDPEPGRCRRTDGKKWRCSKDAYPGSKYCERHMHRGHNRSRKPVESQTVSSTQTTSSTSTSHSPCGNNASSSGVRNFQNIAGPSNSSSPCLSVPNVSQLPLDTSTLSNRYFTGFKAEVDEHSFFSEAPGSERHLALDNSWRFSTPASIFLQSKFQDSSARQNANAQLQSARELGQVTLRKSFGRDFNLTEPVKHDTQFLRPFFDEWPNARESWSDLEEDRSNHHPTSFSTTQLSISLPMASPAFTNTSSRSPNED, via the exons ATGAACAGCTTCTGTGCGGTGGTAGGAGGCCGTCCTCCTTTCACGGCGGCGCAGTGGCAAGAGCTGGAGCACCAGGCACTGATCTTGAAGTATCTAATAACAGGAGTGCCCGTGCCGCCGGAGCTCATCGTTCCCATACGGAGGACCTACGAGGCCTTGGCTGGACGATATTTTCAGTCTTCGA TGAGCTACTATTCCTACTACGGGAAGAGTCCAGATCCAGAACCAGGGCGTTGTCGCCGGACCGATGGAAAGAAGTGGCGTTGCTCCAAGGATGCATACCCTGGCTCCAAGTATTGTGAGCGCCACATGCACCGTGGCCATAACCGTTCAAGAAAGCCTGTGGAATCACAAACTGTGTCCTCAACACAGACAACCTCGTCAACCTCCACATCCCATTCTCCCTGCGGTAACAATGCTAGCAGCAGCGGAGTTAGAAATTTCCAGAATATTGCTGGTCCTAGCAATAGTAGTAGTCCATGCCTCAGTGTCCCCAATGTATCTCAGCTACCCTTGGACACCTCCACCCTGAGCAATAG GTATTTCACTGGATTTAAAGCTGAGGTGGATGAGCATAGTTTCTTTTCTGAAGCTCCTGGAAGTGAAAGGCACCTTGCGTTAGATAACTCCTGGCGCTTTTCGACACCGGCATCTATATTTCTGCAGTCAAAATTCCAAGATTCCTCCGCTCGGCAGAATGCAAATGCTCAACTTCAGTCGGCAAGAGAACTTGGGCAGGTTACTCTTCGCAAATCATTTGGAAGGGATTTCAATTTGACAGAGCCCGTGAAACACGACACTCAGTTCCTCCGACCTTTTTTTGATGAATGGCCCAACGCAAGAGAATCATGGTCAGACCTTGAGGAAGACAGATCGAACCACCACCCAACCTCATTTTCCACAACCCAGCTTTCCATTTCGCTTCCCATGGCCTCACCAGCCTTCACCAACACCTCTTCCAGGTCACCGAATG aAGACTGA
- the LOC122003460 gene encoding trihelix transcription factor GT-3b-like — protein sequence MMLGGGGGDDPFGCRMAMLAVGFQPNPPAAEMLSTSGGGARRMSYPSRGKEDRVLQWSQQETRDLIAVRAKLEQGFPAARGNKALWEAVAAAMRERGHFRTPDQCKCKWKNLTNRYKTANPEARHQQCPFYDELHAVFAEQAKNTRRLLDESESGASQTNKRLKKVTGERFLDELSGEGENENSSDGERLPKRERKKSGRRAAARKPLDKAGAARLEEVLRELLQQQRRMDAEWLAAAKRRAEERRAMEQELREAIGRLERERVMLETAQREREEQRRAREESRAEKREALLASLLDKLVKNDD from the exons ATGATGCTCGGAGGTGGTGGCGGTGATGACCCCTTCGGCTGCCGGATGGCGATGCTGGCGGTCGGATTCCAGCCTAATCCGCCGGCGGCGGAGATGCTCAGCACGAGCGGTGGAGGGGCGAGAAGGATGAGTTATCCGTCGAGGGGGAAGGAGGATAGGGTTCTGCAATGGAGTCAGCAGGAGACGCGGGATTTGATCGCCGTCAGGGCGAAGCTGGAGCAGGGCTTCCCAGCGGCGCGAGGAAACAAGGCGCTGTGGGAGGCGGTGGCCGCCGCGATGAGGGAGCGAGGGCACTTTAGAACGCCGGATCAGTGCAAGTGCAAGTGGAAGAACCTCACCAATCGATACAAG ACAGCCAATCCCGAGGCCCGTCATCAGCAATGCCCTTTCTACGACGAGCTACATGCCGTGTTCGCGGAGCAGGCCAAGAACACGCGGCGGCTCCTCGACGAGTCTGAGTCCGGCGCCTCCCAAACAAACAAGAGACTCAAGAAGGTGACAGGAGAGCGATTCCTCGACGAATTATCCGGCGAGGGCGAAAACGAAAACAGCAGCGACGGCGAACGCCTTCCGAAGAGGGAAAGGAAGAAGTCCGGAAGAAGAGCGGCAGCCCGGAAGCCGCTGGATAAAGCCGGAGCGGCCCGCCTCGAGGAGGTCCTTCGGGAGCTGCTGCAGCAGCAGCGTCGGATGGATGCGGAGTGGCTGGCGGCGGCCAAGCGGCGGGCGGAGGAGAGGCGGGCGATGGAGCAGGAGTTGCGGGAGGCGATAGGGAGGCTAGAGAGGGAGCGGGTGATGCTGGAGACGGCGCAGCGGGAGCGGGAGGAGCAGAGAAGGGCGAGGGAGGAGAGTCGGGCGGAGAAGCGGGAGGCATTGCTCGCTTCTCTGCTCGATAAGCTCGTCAAGAACGACGATTGA
- the LOC122004935 gene encoding RNA polymerase sigma factor sigB-like isoform X2 produces the protein MTWLLPQFRSLCPCNVHGRQHYTTGIQMTLASDKLLSDEEAVISAAAAEAVALAREALELAKNAAKMMGMNPFVEVENLESSSDAEIKWLERMSLIGTELGGTNHFADAETEYPQANFSPDQFLHTDCFSFTYSESQMTEHAESIAVGSVRLTERRARRARAAEKATAGVTSLKSGLSGRKKRSMQEVDYSDPLRYLRGTTNTTRLLTAAEEIRLSEGIQDLLKLERLKETLAERNGCQPTFAQWAAAAGVDPKSLRKRLTLGTFSKDKMITSNIRLVISIAKNYLGTGLNIQDLVQEGCRGLVRGAEKFDASKGFKFSTYAHWWIKQSVRKFLSEHSRTIRLPYHMVEASYRVREAEKRLHRENGRHPGTEEVAVATGLSMKKLEAVMLTPKALISLDQKIGFNESLKPTDVIAHPDAETSEDMLIKQFMRQDLNKVLDTLNPKEKQVVRWRFGLEDGRMKTLQEIGELMGVSRERVRQIESSALRKLKSKKRTNNLRQYIVT, from the exons ATGACATGGTTGCTTCCGCAGTTCCGCTCCCTCTGCCCCTGCAACGTCCACGGCCGCCAGCACTACACC ACTGGAATTCAAATGACCTTGGCTTCAGATAAATTGCTCTCGGATGAGGAGGCTGTAATATCTGCAGCTGCTGCTGAAGCAGTTGCCCTTGCTAGAGAAGCACTTGAACTTGCAAAAAATGCAGCTAAGATGATGGGGATGAATCCTTTTGTAGAAGTTGAGAACTTAGAAAGTTCCTCAGATGCTGAGATAAAATGGCTTGAGAGGATGAGCCTTATAGGAACAGAATTGGGTGGCACCAACCATTTTGCTGATGCTGAAACAGAATATCCTCAAGCTAATTTTAGTCCAGATCAATTTTTGCATACAGATTGTTTCAGTTTCACATATAGTGAGTCCCAGATGACAGAGCATGCTGAAAGCATTGCTGTGGGTTCTGTGCGTCTGACTGAAAGAAGAGCCAGAAGAGCAAGGGCAGCAGAGAAGGCTACTGCTGGTGTTACTTCTCTGAAGTCTGGGTTGTCCGGAAGGAAAAAGCGCAGTATGCAGGAGGTTGATTATTCAGATCCCTTGCGATACTTAAGgggaacaacaaatacaacaaggCTTCTCACTGCAGCTGAAGAGATAAGATTGTCAGAAGGAATTCAG GATCTGCTAAAACTAGAGAGGCTGAAAGAGACTCTTGCTGAGCGAAATGGTTGTCAACCAACCTTTGCTCAATGGGCTGCAGCTGCTGGTGTTGACCCAAAATCTCTGAGGAAACGCTTAACCCTTGGCACCTTTTCCAAGGATAAAATGATCACAAGTAACATTCGGCTTGTTATTTCTATAGCAAAAAACTATCTTGGCACAGGACTGAACATTCAGGATCTCGTTCAG GAAGGATGCAGAGGCCTGGTGAGGGGTGCTGAGAAGTTTGATGCTTCCAAGGGGTTCAAGTTCTCAACGTATGCACACTGGTGGATAAAACAATCAGTACGGAAATTTCTTTCAGAACATTCCAGGACAATCCGCTTACCG TATCACATGGTGGAGGCAAGCTATCGAGTAAGAGAGGCTGAAAAACGACTGCATAGAGAGAACGGAAGGCATCCTGGTACTGAAGAAGTTGCGGTGGCGACTGGATTATCTATGAAGAAACTTGAGGCAGTGATGCTGACCCCTAAAGCTCTGATTTCTCTGGATCAGAAGATTGGATTCAACGAGAGCCTAAAACCTACA GACGTCATTGCTCATCCTGATGCTGAGACGTCCGAAGACATGCTCATCAAGCAATTCATGAGGCAGGATCTTAACAAAGTGCTGGATACTCTAAATCCAAAGGAGAAGCAGGTCGTCAGGTGGAGGTTTGGACTAGAAGATGGAAGGATGAAGACACTGCAAGAGATTGGAGAGTTGATGGGAGTGAGCAGGGAGAGGGTCCGGCAGATCGAGTCTAGTGCCTTGAGAAAACTAAAAAGCAAAAAGAGAACCAATAATTTGCGGCAATATATAGTTACTTAG
- the LOC122004935 gene encoding RNA polymerase sigma factor sigB-like isoform X1, which produces MVASAVPLPLPLQRPRPPALHPKARDFVHLQIHCLLSPTTSVIDFGQIDKLEARSTSSPSCVIKPLAYVGAVGPPTKTGIQMTLASDKLLSDEEAVISAAAAEAVALAREALELAKNAAKMMGMNPFVEVENLESSSDAEIKWLERMSLIGTELGGTNHFADAETEYPQANFSPDQFLHTDCFSFTYSESQMTEHAESIAVGSVRLTERRARRARAAEKATAGVTSLKSGLSGRKKRSMQEVDYSDPLRYLRGTTNTTRLLTAAEEIRLSEGIQDLLKLERLKETLAERNGCQPTFAQWAAAAGVDPKSLRKRLTLGTFSKDKMITSNIRLVISIAKNYLGTGLNIQDLVQEGCRGLVRGAEKFDASKGFKFSTYAHWWIKQSVRKFLSEHSRTIRLPYHMVEASYRVREAEKRLHRENGRHPGTEEVAVATGLSMKKLEAVMLTPKALISLDQKIGFNESLKPTDVIAHPDAETSEDMLIKQFMRQDLNKVLDTLNPKEKQVVRWRFGLEDGRMKTLQEIGELMGVSRERVRQIESSALRKLKSKKRTNNLRQYIVT; this is translated from the exons ATGGTTGCTTCCGCAGTTCCGCTCCCTCTGCCCCTGCAACGTCCACGGCCGCCAGCACTACACC CTAAGGCCAGAGATTTTGTCCATCTCCAGATTCATTGTCTCTTATCCCCTACCACATCTGTAATTGATTTTGGGCAAATAGATAAGTTAGAAGCTCGTTCAACCTCCTCTCCTTCATGTGTCATTAAACCATTAGCATATGTTGGAGCTGTTGGCCCACCAACCAAG ACTGGAATTCAAATGACCTTGGCTTCAGATAAATTGCTCTCGGATGAGGAGGCTGTAATATCTGCAGCTGCTGCTGAAGCAGTTGCCCTTGCTAGAGAAGCACTTGAACTTGCAAAAAATGCAGCTAAGATGATGGGGATGAATCCTTTTGTAGAAGTTGAGAACTTAGAAAGTTCCTCAGATGCTGAGATAAAATGGCTTGAGAGGATGAGCCTTATAGGAACAGAATTGGGTGGCACCAACCATTTTGCTGATGCTGAAACAGAATATCCTCAAGCTAATTTTAGTCCAGATCAATTTTTGCATACAGATTGTTTCAGTTTCACATATAGTGAGTCCCAGATGACAGAGCATGCTGAAAGCATTGCTGTGGGTTCTGTGCGTCTGACTGAAAGAAGAGCCAGAAGAGCAAGGGCAGCAGAGAAGGCTACTGCTGGTGTTACTTCTCTGAAGTCTGGGTTGTCCGGAAGGAAAAAGCGCAGTATGCAGGAGGTTGATTATTCAGATCCCTTGCGATACTTAAGgggaacaacaaatacaacaaggCTTCTCACTGCAGCTGAAGAGATAAGATTGTCAGAAGGAATTCAG GATCTGCTAAAACTAGAGAGGCTGAAAGAGACTCTTGCTGAGCGAAATGGTTGTCAACCAACCTTTGCTCAATGGGCTGCAGCTGCTGGTGTTGACCCAAAATCTCTGAGGAAACGCTTAACCCTTGGCACCTTTTCCAAGGATAAAATGATCACAAGTAACATTCGGCTTGTTATTTCTATAGCAAAAAACTATCTTGGCACAGGACTGAACATTCAGGATCTCGTTCAG GAAGGATGCAGAGGCCTGGTGAGGGGTGCTGAGAAGTTTGATGCTTCCAAGGGGTTCAAGTTCTCAACGTATGCACACTGGTGGATAAAACAATCAGTACGGAAATTTCTTTCAGAACATTCCAGGACAATCCGCTTACCG TATCACATGGTGGAGGCAAGCTATCGAGTAAGAGAGGCTGAAAAACGACTGCATAGAGAGAACGGAAGGCATCCTGGTACTGAAGAAGTTGCGGTGGCGACTGGATTATCTATGAAGAAACTTGAGGCAGTGATGCTGACCCCTAAAGCTCTGATTTCTCTGGATCAGAAGATTGGATTCAACGAGAGCCTAAAACCTACA GACGTCATTGCTCATCCTGATGCTGAGACGTCCGAAGACATGCTCATCAAGCAATTCATGAGGCAGGATCTTAACAAAGTGCTGGATACTCTAAATCCAAAGGAGAAGCAGGTCGTCAGGTGGAGGTTTGGACTAGAAGATGGAAGGATGAAGACACTGCAAGAGATTGGAGAGTTGATGGGAGTGAGCAGGGAGAGGGTCCGGCAGATCGAGTCTAGTGCCTTGAGAAAACTAAAAAGCAAAAAGAGAACCAATAATTTGCGGCAATATATAGTTACTTAG
- the LOC122004935 gene encoding RNA polymerase sigma factor sigB-like isoform X3 — translation MTLASDKLLSDEEAVISAAAAEAVALAREALELAKNAAKMMGMNPFVEVENLESSSDAEIKWLERMSLIGTELGGTNHFADAETEYPQANFSPDQFLHTDCFSFTYSESQMTEHAESIAVGSVRLTERRARRARAAEKATAGVTSLKSGLSGRKKRSMQEVDYSDPLRYLRGTTNTTRLLTAAEEIRLSEGIQDLLKLERLKETLAERNGCQPTFAQWAAAAGVDPKSLRKRLTLGTFSKDKMITSNIRLVISIAKNYLGTGLNIQDLVQEGCRGLVRGAEKFDASKGFKFSTYAHWWIKQSVRKFLSEHSRTIRLPYHMVEASYRVREAEKRLHRENGRHPGTEEVAVATGLSMKKLEAVMLTPKALISLDQKIGFNESLKPTDVIAHPDAETSEDMLIKQFMRQDLNKVLDTLNPKEKQVVRWRFGLEDGRMKTLQEIGELMGVSRERVRQIESSALRKLKSKKRTNNLRQYIVT, via the exons ATGACCTTGGCTTCAGATAAATTGCTCTCGGATGAGGAGGCTGTAATATCTGCAGCTGCTGCTGAAGCAGTTGCCCTTGCTAGAGAAGCACTTGAACTTGCAAAAAATGCAGCTAAGATGATGGGGATGAATCCTTTTGTAGAAGTTGAGAACTTAGAAAGTTCCTCAGATGCTGAGATAAAATGGCTTGAGAGGATGAGCCTTATAGGAACAGAATTGGGTGGCACCAACCATTTTGCTGATGCTGAAACAGAATATCCTCAAGCTAATTTTAGTCCAGATCAATTTTTGCATACAGATTGTTTCAGTTTCACATATAGTGAGTCCCAGATGACAGAGCATGCTGAAAGCATTGCTGTGGGTTCTGTGCGTCTGACTGAAAGAAGAGCCAGAAGAGCAAGGGCAGCAGAGAAGGCTACTGCTGGTGTTACTTCTCTGAAGTCTGGGTTGTCCGGAAGGAAAAAGCGCAGTATGCAGGAGGTTGATTATTCAGATCCCTTGCGATACTTAAGgggaacaacaaatacaacaaggCTTCTCACTGCAGCTGAAGAGATAAGATTGTCAGAAGGAATTCAG GATCTGCTAAAACTAGAGAGGCTGAAAGAGACTCTTGCTGAGCGAAATGGTTGTCAACCAACCTTTGCTCAATGGGCTGCAGCTGCTGGTGTTGACCCAAAATCTCTGAGGAAACGCTTAACCCTTGGCACCTTTTCCAAGGATAAAATGATCACAAGTAACATTCGGCTTGTTATTTCTATAGCAAAAAACTATCTTGGCACAGGACTGAACATTCAGGATCTCGTTCAG GAAGGATGCAGAGGCCTGGTGAGGGGTGCTGAGAAGTTTGATGCTTCCAAGGGGTTCAAGTTCTCAACGTATGCACACTGGTGGATAAAACAATCAGTACGGAAATTTCTTTCAGAACATTCCAGGACAATCCGCTTACCG TATCACATGGTGGAGGCAAGCTATCGAGTAAGAGAGGCTGAAAAACGACTGCATAGAGAGAACGGAAGGCATCCTGGTACTGAAGAAGTTGCGGTGGCGACTGGATTATCTATGAAGAAACTTGAGGCAGTGATGCTGACCCCTAAAGCTCTGATTTCTCTGGATCAGAAGATTGGATTCAACGAGAGCCTAAAACCTACA GACGTCATTGCTCATCCTGATGCTGAGACGTCCGAAGACATGCTCATCAAGCAATTCATGAGGCAGGATCTTAACAAAGTGCTGGATACTCTAAATCCAAAGGAGAAGCAGGTCGTCAGGTGGAGGTTTGGACTAGAAGATGGAAGGATGAAGACACTGCAAGAGATTGGAGAGTTGATGGGAGTGAGCAGGGAGAGGGTCCGGCAGATCGAGTCTAGTGCCTTGAGAAAACTAAAAAGCAAAAAGAGAACCAATAATTTGCGGCAATATATAGTTACTTAG